The following proteins are encoded in a genomic region of Arcobacter suis CECT 7833:
- the truB gene encoding tRNA pseudouridine(55) synthase TruB, with product MQKRFYDKESINKLIVVNKPLFISSNFYLTKIKKKYKNKKAGFSGTLDPFAKGCLIVAFGQYSRLFKYLKKTPKTYKAVVWLGAISESFDIEKVISVNLVDKINIEDIKFQLNALVGELEYVPPKFSAKKIDGVRAYELARQGHDVELDKCKMNIYDTKIISYRHPFITIETTVSEGSYIRSFAQILLEKLGTIGTLSYLERINEGAFFYENEKDLDPLDYIDLPINNYFGTIEWLNTGKKISIDYLENKKNGKYLIITDKFFSIIEIEEGDVKYLLNKVLKV from the coding sequence TTGCAAAAAAGATTTTATGATAAAGAATCGATTAATAAATTGATAGTTGTAAATAAACCTTTGTTTATTAGTTCAAATTTTTATTTAACAAAAATAAAAAAGAAATACAAAAATAAAAAAGCCGGTTTCAGTGGAACGCTTGATCCTTTCGCGAAAGGATGTTTAATTGTTGCTTTTGGTCAATATTCAAGATTGTTTAAATATTTGAAAAAAACTCCAAAAACATATAAAGCAGTTGTTTGGTTAGGTGCGATATCAGAATCTTTTGATATTGAAAAAGTAATAAGTGTAAATTTAGTTGATAAAATTAATATTGAAGATATAAAATTCCAATTAAATGCGTTAGTTGGTGAATTAGAATATGTTCCTCCAAAATTTTCAGCAAAAAAAATAGATGGAGTTCGAGCTTATGAATTAGCAAGACAAGGGCATGATGTTGAACTAGATAAATGTAAAATGAATATATATGATACAAAGATTATATCATATAGACATCCTTTTATTACAATCGAAACAACAGTTAGTGAAGGTTCTTATATTCGTTCTTTTGCGCAAATATTATTAGAAAAATTAGGAACAATAGGAACATTGTCTTATTTAGAAAGAATTAATGAAGGAGCATTTTTTTATGAAAATGAAAAAGATTTGGATCCATTAGATTATATAGATTTACCAATAAATAACTATTTTGGAACAATAGAATGGCTAAATACTGGTAAAAAAATTTCAATAGATTATTTAGAAAATAAAAAAAATGGAAAATATTTAATTATTACTGATAAATTTTTTAGTATTATTGAAATAGAAGAGGGTGATGTCAAATACTTACTGAATAAGGTTCTTAAAGTATGA
- a CDS encoding 4-(cytidine 5'-diphospho)-2-C-methyl-D-erythritol kinase: MNEISEKSYAKVNIFLKISNKREEYHELVSRFVRVHSLFDTISFVKSSRKAFSIIGNFSCKMETNTVYKAYKLLEKYDGVDEFFKNHSVKIEKNIPEFAGLGGGSSNAATFLIMTNKICKLNLSKDQLCNIAVKIGADVPFFVYEYDSANVTGIGEIVEKFDEEILNIDTITPNIKCNTGEIFKVFRENFYKQISKKEADKLLKMKSIEILDSLNIKEANDLYEPATSVYPKLEEYGQIGWYFSGSGSSFFKVNNVK, encoded by the coding sequence ATGAATGAAATAAGTGAAAAATCTTATGCCAAAGTAAATATTTTTTTAAAGATTTCAAATAAAAGAGAAGAGTATCATGAACTTGTATCAAGATTTGTTCGTGTACATAGTTTGTTTGATACCATCTCTTTTGTTAAATCTAGCAGGAAAGCATTTAGTATTATAGGAAATTTTTCTTGCAAAATGGAAACAAACACTGTATATAAAGCATACAAATTATTAGAAAAATATGATGGTGTTGACGAATTCTTTAAAAATCATAGTGTAAAAATAGAAAAAAATATTCCAGAGTTTGCAGGACTTGGTGGTGGAAGTTCAAATGCTGCAACATTTTTGATAATGACAAATAAAATTTGTAAATTAAATCTATCAAAAGATCAATTATGTAATATTGCAGTTAAAATAGGCGCTGATGTGCCTTTTTTTGTTTATGAATATGATAGTGCAAATGTTACAGGTATTGGAGAAATTGTTGAAAAATTTGATGAAGAGATACTAAATATAGATACAATAACTCCTAATATAAAGTGTAACACAGGTGAAATCTTTAAAGTTTTTAGAGAAAATTTTTATAAACAAATCTCAAAAAAAGAAGCAGATAAATTATTGAAAATGAAATCAATAGAAATTTTAGATAGTTTAAATATAAAAGAAGCAAATGATTTATATGAACCAGCAACTAGTGTTTATCCTAAATTAGAAGAATATGGGCAAATAGGTTGGTATTTTAGTGGAAGTGGAAGTTCATTTTTTAAGGTAAACAATGTCAAATAA
- the smpB gene encoding SsrA-binding protein SmpB, whose amino-acid sequence MSNKKDTKKNLVFKNRKAFHDFTILETLEAGIMLEGSEVKAIRDGRINLKDSFVRIIKGEVFILNMHISHLSTTHTTYRPDEKKDRKLLLHSKQIAKLYSKVTKDGITLIATKLYFNDKNMIKVEVATAQGKKLHDKREDLKAKTMQRETQQILKGIK is encoded by the coding sequence ATGTCAAATAAAAAAGATACAAAAAAGAATTTAGTTTTTAAAAATAGAAAAGCATTCCATGATTTTACAATTTTAGAAACTTTAGAAGCAGGAATTATGCTTGAAGGTAGTGAAGTAAAAGCAATTAGAGATGGAAGAATAAATCTAAAAGACTCGTTTGTAAGAATAATAAAAGGAGAAGTTTTTATTTTAAATATGCATATTTCTCATTTAAGTACAACACATACAACTTACAGACCAGATGAAAAAAAAGATAGAAAACTTCTTTTACATTCAAAACAAATTGCAAAGTTATATTCAAAAGTTACAAAAGATGGAATAACATTAATAGCTACAAAATTATATTTTAATGATAAAAACATGATAAAGGTTGAAGTCGCAACTGCTCAGGGTAAAAAACTCCATGACAAACGAGAAGATTTAAAAGCAAAAACAATGCAAAGAGAAACTCAACAAATACTAAAAGGCATAAAATAA
- the ccoN gene encoding cytochrome-c oxidase, cbb3-type subunit I, with protein sequence MQNGAQIEYDYSVAKAFTFATILFGIIGMTIGVVLAFQLAFPQLNHLAGEYGTFSRLRPLHTNGVAFGFALSGIFAAWYYISQRVLKVSLKESPFLMAIAKIHFVLYFITILLAVVTLFMGITTSKEYAELEWPLDILVVVWWVLWGISIFGLIGIRRERTLYISLWYFIATFIAVAMLYLFNNMEVPTALVSGYGSWIHSVSMYSGTNDALVQWWYGHNAVAFVFTTPIIAMIYYFLPKESGQNVYSYKLSILAFWGLLFVYLWAGGHHLIYSTVPDWMQTMGSVMSVVLILPSWGSAINMLLTMKGEWQQLQTNTLIKFMVLASTFYMLSTIEGPIQAIKSVNAIAHFTDWIPGHVHDGVLGWVVFMIMAALFHMVPRMYKREIYSKSLMDTQFWLQTTGIVLYFTSMWIAGITQGMMWRAYDEYGSLVYSFIDTVTVLHPYYTIRAVGGLLYLIGFFMFAYNIYKTIRCGRVLDKEPVNATPVAA encoded by the coding sequence ATGCAAAACGGTGCACAAATTGAGTACGATTACTCAGTTGCAAAAGCCTTTACATTTGCAACAATTTTGTTTGGTATCATAGGTATGACTATCGGTGTTGTACTTGCGTTTCAATTGGCGTTTCCACAGTTAAATCATTTAGCTGGAGAATATGGTACATTTAGTAGATTAAGACCTTTACACACTAACGGTGTTGCTTTTGGTTTTGCTCTAAGTGGTATTTTTGCAGCGTGGTATTATATTTCGCAAAGAGTATTAAAAGTTTCATTAAAAGAGTCACCTTTTTTAATGGCAATTGCTAAGATACATTTTGTTTTATATTTTATTACAATTCTTTTAGCTGTTGTTACACTTTTCATGGGTATTACAACTTCTAAAGAGTATGCTGAGTTAGAGTGGCCATTAGACATTTTAGTTGTTGTATGGTGGGTTTTATGGGGTATTTCAATTTTTGGATTAATTGGAATTAGAAGAGAAAGAACTCTTTATATTTCATTATGGTATTTTATTGCTACATTTATCGCAGTTGCAATGTTATATTTATTCAATAATATGGAAGTTCCAACAGCTTTAGTATCTGGTTATGGTTCATGGATTCACTCTGTTTCTATGTATTCAGGTACAAATGATGCACTAGTTCAATGGTGGTATGGACACAATGCTGTTGCATTCGTTTTCACAACTCCAATTATTGCTATGATTTATTATTTCTTACCAAAAGAATCTGGACAGAATGTTTATTCTTATAAACTTTCTATTTTAGCATTCTGGGGATTATTGTTTGTTTATTTATGGGCTGGTGGACACCATCTTATTTATTCAACTGTTCCAGACTGGATGCAAACTATGGGTTCTGTAATGTCAGTTGTTTTAATTTTACCATCATGGGGATCAGCTATTAATATGCTTTTAACAATGAAGGGTGAGTGGCAACAATTACAAACAAATACACTAATCAAATTTATGGTATTAGCTTCAACTTTCTATATGTTATCAACAATTGAAGGACCAATTCAAGCTATTAAATCTGTAAATGCTATCGCACACTTTACTGACTGGATTCCAGGACACGTACATGATGGTGTTTTAGGATGGGTTGTATTTATGATTATGGCTGCATTGTTCCATATGGTTCCAAGAATGTATAAAAGAGAAATTTACTCTAAATCATTAATGGATACACAATTCTGGTTACAAACTACAGGTATCGTTTTATACTTTACTTCTATGTGGATTGCAGGTATTACACAAGGTATGATGTGGAGAGCATATGATGAATATGGTTCTTTAGTATATTCATTTATTGATACAGTAACTGTATTACATCCATACTATACAATTAGAGCAGTTGGTGGGTTATTATACCTAATTGGATTCTTTATGTTCGCATATAATATTTATAAAACTATTAGATGTGGAAGAGTACTTGATAAAGAACCAGTAAATGCTACACCAGTAGCTGCGTAA
- a CDS encoding ATP-dependent helicase gives MSENLLSSLNESQKIAAQHIDGPMLILAGAGSGKTKTITTRLAYLISIGIDPRSILTLTFTNKAASEMRERAFNMLDSSMINTPPLLCTFHKFGLLFLKFHMSELNRKNNFIIIDTDDKKRIIKSIDKEITTSLLVSEISRYKNSLLTPSEAKSAAQLKLYQQIAEIYEKYEAYLEKNNLVDFDDLLLLPYKILKNNQKLADEISQKYQYIMVDEYQDTNELQYRLLRLLCSSHNNICVVGDDDQSIYGWRGATIKNILNFSEHFENTLVVKLEENYRSTDTILNHANQLIEHNRDRLGKKLIGTRQKGDSIRIYESQDENEETRKIIEDIKQLIDSGTNAKNIAILFRVNALSRSLEEGFNKAGLNYKLVGGMKFYERSEIKDLIAYFRILTNSNDNFSIKRIINKPKRGIGKTTIDKLEAKSIESGRSIFDLIQQLESDEISSIVGKKNARTLKVFEASILDLKELLNESKMKFFDSFEETFDYRASYDNLPDGYERQANIDEFYGYIRDYFIQNPHLDLKDFLNEIALESENDDYHGEAVSMMSIHASKGLEFKKLFIIGLEEGFFPIIGDGSDLEEERRLGYVAITRAMDNLTLSFVHSRFYKGKRATLIKSRFLSECGLIKGSLTIEKQSGFKKGDLVEHKIFGMGRVVKSTNAGKDYKLTINFGGTHRDILSSFVQKA, from the coding sequence ATGTCTGAAAATTTATTATCATCACTAAATGAATCGCAGAAAATTGCTGCACAACACATAGATGGCCCCATGCTTATACTTGCTGGTGCAGGCTCTGGTAAAACAAAAACTATAACTACTAGGCTCGCATATTTAATATCAATAGGTATTGATCCAAGATCAATATTAACACTTACTTTCACAAATAAAGCAGCTAGTGAAATGAGAGAAAGAGCTTTCAATATGCTTGATTCTTCGATGATAAACACTCCACCACTATTGTGTACTTTTCATAAATTTGGACTTTTATTTCTAAAATTCCATATGAGTGAACTAAATAGAAAAAACAATTTTATAATAATAGATACTGATGATAAAAAAAGAATTATAAAATCAATTGATAAAGAGATTACTACATCTTTATTGGTTTCAGAGATTTCAAGATATAAAAATTCATTATTAACTCCAAGTGAAGCGAAAAGTGCAGCTCAATTAAAACTTTATCAACAAATTGCAGAAATATATGAGAAATATGAAGCTTATTTAGAAAAAAATAATCTTGTAGATTTTGATGATTTATTATTGCTTCCTTATAAAATATTAAAAAACAATCAAAAACTAGCAGATGAAATTAGTCAAAAATATCAATATATAATGGTTGATGAGTACCAAGATACAAATGAACTTCAATATAGACTTTTAAGATTATTATGTTCAAGCCATAATAATATTTGTGTTGTTGGTGATGATGACCAATCTATTTATGGATGGCGTGGTGCAACAATTAAAAATATTTTGAATTTTTCTGAACATTTTGAAAATACTTTGGTTGTTAAACTTGAAGAAAATTATAGATCTACAGATACCATTTTAAATCATGCAAATCAATTAATAGAACATAACCGAGATAGACTTGGTAAGAAATTAATAGGAACTAGACAAAAGGGCGATTCAATAAGAATTTATGAATCTCAAGATGAAAATGAAGAAACAAGAAAAATAATTGAAGATATAAAACAATTAATTGATAGTGGAACAAATGCAAAAAATATAGCAATATTATTTAGAGTAAATGCCTTATCAAGATCACTTGAAGAGGGATTTAATAAAGCTGGACTAAATTATAAATTAGTTGGTGGAATGAAATTCTACGAAAGAAGTGAAATAAAAGATTTAATTGCGTATTTTAGAATTTTGACAAACTCAAATGATAACTTTTCTATTAAAAGAATTATTAATAAACCAAAGCGTGGAATTGGTAAAACAACAATCGATAAATTAGAAGCTAAATCTATTGAAAGTGGAAGATCAATTTTTGATTTGATTCAACAATTAGAGTCTGATGAAATAAGTTCAATTGTAGGTAAAAAAAATGCAAGAACACTAAAAGTTTTTGAAGCTTCAATTTTAGATTTAAAAGAGTTATTAAATGAATCAAAAATGAAATTTTTTGATAGTTTTGAAGAGACTTTTGATTATAGAGCTTCATATGACAATCTTCCTGATGGATATGAGCGACAAGCAAATATTGACGAATTTTATGGATATATTAGAGATTATTTTATTCAAAATCCTCACTTAGATTTAAAAGATTTTTTAAATGAGATTGCACTTGAAAGTGAAAATGATGATTATCATGGAGAAGCTGTTTCTATGATGAGTATTCATGCTTCAAAAGGTTTAGAATTTAAAAAACTTTTTATTATAGGTCTTGAAGAAGGTTTTTTCCCAATTATTGGTGATGGAAGTGATTTAGAAGAGGAAAGAAGATTGGGTTATGTAGCAATTACAAGAGCTATGGATAATTTAACTTTATCTTTTGTTCATTCTCGATTTTATAAGGGAAAAAGAGCAACTCTTATTAAAAGTAGGTTTTTAAGTGAATGTGGTTTGATAAAAGGAAGTTTAACTATTGAAAAACAATCAGGCTTTAAAAAAGGTGATTTAGTTGAGCATAAAATCTTTGGAATGGGAAGAGTAGTGAAATCTACAAATGCCGGAAAAGATTATAAATTAACAATAAATTTTGGCGGAACACATAGAGATATATTATCTTCATTTGTTCAAAAAGCATAA